From Pandoraea norimbergensis, the proteins below share one genomic window:
- a CDS encoding aromatic ring-hydroxylating dioxygenase subunit alpha encodes MLSEAKNQLLTQVGPGTPMGDLLRRYWHPIGAESEFDEISVRPARLFGEDLVLYKDLSGNYGLVDRQCPHRRADLAYGFVEKCGLRCNYHGWLYDETGQCTEQPYEDIANPQVRLKDRIKIKSYPVQVKAGMIWAYMGPLPAPLVPTWEPFTWANGFRQVVISEVPCNWFQCQENSIDPVHFEWMHSNWSVRLRGDTGPYSPTHTKLGFEEFEYGLIYKRVREDTDEKHPLWAVGRLALWPNVFCLGDHFEWRVPIDDENTLSITWAFNRVPREREPYVQEKIPAWYGPVKDEATGQWISSHVMNQDFVAWVGQGRIADRTQENLGASDRGIAMLRRHFFDELDAVAQGRDPKGLVRDDAKNACIELPVAARRLFVDGLTRDELKAHPIIGKHLKEYAFQAGQPEAIKRAFHDAMGVRVDAQGNVVDADLTGESSQTHISREPGRQSYPIHPIRDERHD; translated from the coding sequence ATGCTCAGCGAGGCAAAAAACCAGTTGTTGACGCAGGTCGGGCCCGGCACGCCGATGGGCGATTTGCTGCGGCGTTACTGGCATCCGATTGGGGCAGAGAGCGAGTTCGACGAGATTTCAGTGCGGCCGGCGCGTCTGTTCGGTGAAGACCTCGTGCTCTATAAGGATCTTTCGGGCAACTACGGACTGGTGGATCGTCAATGCCCTCACCGTCGCGCCGATCTGGCCTATGGATTCGTGGAGAAGTGCGGTCTGCGCTGCAACTATCACGGCTGGCTGTACGACGAGACAGGCCAGTGCACTGAGCAGCCGTATGAAGACATTGCCAATCCGCAGGTGCGCCTGAAAGACCGCATCAAAATCAAGTCGTATCCGGTGCAGGTCAAGGCCGGCATGATCTGGGCCTACATGGGGCCGCTGCCGGCGCCGCTCGTGCCGACGTGGGAGCCGTTCACGTGGGCGAACGGTTTCCGTCAGGTCGTCATTTCGGAAGTGCCTTGCAACTGGTTCCAGTGCCAGGAGAACTCCATCGACCCCGTGCACTTCGAGTGGATGCATTCGAACTGGAGCGTCCGGTTGCGCGGCGATACCGGCCCCTACTCCCCGACGCACACGAAGCTCGGCTTCGAGGAATTCGAGTACGGCCTGATCTACAAGCGCGTTCGCGAAGACACCGACGAGAAGCACCCGTTGTGGGCGGTGGGCCGTCTGGCGCTGTGGCCGAACGTGTTCTGTCTGGGCGATCACTTCGAATGGCGGGTGCCCATCGACGACGAGAACACGCTGTCGATCACCTGGGCTTTCAACCGCGTGCCGCGCGAGCGCGAGCCGTACGTGCAAGAGAAAATCCCGGCGTGGTACGGCCCGGTCAAGGACGAAGCTACCGGGCAGTGGATCTCCAGCCACGTGATGAATCAAGACTTCGTCGCGTGGGTCGGACAGGGACGCATCGCAGATCGAACGCAGGAGAATCTCGGGGCGAGCGACCGGGGTATCGCGATGTTGCGCCGACACTTTTTCGACGAGCTCGACGCCGTTGCGCAGGGCCGTGATCCGAAAGGGCTGGTGCGCGACGACGCCAAGAACGCGTGCATCGAACTGCCGGTCGCCGCGCGCCGTCTGTTTGTCGATGGGCTGACGCGCGACGAGCTCAAGGCGCATCCAATCATCGGCAAACACCTCAAGGAATACGCCTTTCAGGCCGGACAGCCTGAAGCCATCAAGCGCGCGTTCCACGACGCGATGGGCGTACGCGTAGACGCGCAGGGCAACGTGGTCGATGCCGACCTGACAGGCGAATCCAGTCAGACCCACATTTCACGTGAGCCCGGCCGGCAGTCGTACCCGATCCATCCGATTCGGGACGAGCGCCATGACTAA